A stretch of the Nicotiana tabacum cultivar K326 chromosome 6, ASM71507v2, whole genome shotgun sequence genome encodes the following:
- the LOC107822517 gene encoding uncharacterized protein LOC107822517, translating to MATATIATAAGAAALLYYTLNKKLQSAPTTDDDDEECGSSGQDHAQLGTNRVSNRLIQAPATWLETIATLSETLRFTYSETLGKWPIGDLAFGISFLLKQQGNIHISSIFCGEDSTQLKGSDIAAELKFLLHLLTVCWHFSKKPFPLFLEETGYSQESVLLQEPKAGILKPAFTILAGHRSKSFFLVIRGTHSIKDTLTAVTGAVVPFHHTMVHEGGVSNLVLGYAHCGMVAAARWIAKLATPCLLKALSIYPEYKLKIVGHSLGGGTAALLTYILREQKELSAATCVAFAPAACMTWELAESGCEFITSVINGADLVPTFSAASVDDLRTEVTASAWLNDLRNQIEHTRILSTVYRSASALGSRLPSIATARAKVAGAGAILRPVSSGTQVVMKRAQSMAQAALSRPAMQLSSWSCIGPRRRPTSVQVNSDEQQNFGETSSSQNSETFLLESEETRSTSVMELPVSSTVGITWNSDIDQSIADGINIHNGLDPDLDDSEHVADDRPEDRMTEVEMWQQLEHELYDQSEGETDVAKEIREEEAAIAESGQSSSESIPNTKEVHRFFPPGKIMHIVTLLSEEVDHVSDSDMLCEDHNQPKDTKVGIFLTPRSLYSKIRLSQTMISDHLMPAYRKQIEKLIRDHENDDARVRLNET from the exons ATGGCAACGGCGACTATCGCCACTGCAGCAGGTGCTGCTGCTCTATTATACTATACGTTAAATAAGAAATTGCAATCTGCTCCAACAACTGATGATGATGACGAAGAATGTGGCAGCAGCGGCCAAGATCATGCTCAACTAGGGACTAATAGGGTTTCCAATAGACTTATACAGGCCCCTGCTACGTGGTTAGAGACAATCGCGACATTATCTGAGACTCTTAGGTTTACTTACTCGGAGACCCTGGGCAAGTGGCCTATTGGTGACTTGGCTTTTGGCATCAGTTTTCTTTTGAAGCAACAG GGAAACATACATATTAGTAGCATATTCTGTGGCGAAGACAGTACCCAGTTAAAAGGTTCTGATATTGCTGCAGAGCTTAAATTCCTCTTACACTTGTTGACAGTTTGTTGGCATTTCTCCAAAAAGCCTTTCCCATTATTCTTGGAGGAGACAGGCTATTCTCAAGAAAGTGTACTACTTCAAGAACCCAAAGCTGGA ATTCTGAAGCCAGCTTTTACAATACTTGCTGGCCATCGATCAAAATCTTTCTTCCTTGTAATCCGTGGAACTCATAGTATTAAAGATACTTTGACAGCTGTTACCGGTGCAGTTGTGCCTTTCCATCACACTATGGTACACGAGGGAGGAGTTAGCAATTTGGTGTTAGGCTATGCGCATTGTGGAATGGTTGCAGCTGCTCGATGGATTGCAAAACTTGCAACGCCTTGTCTTCTTAAAGCGCTTAGTATTTATCCCGAATACAAACTTAAG ATCGTGGGACATTCCTTGGGTGGAGGAACTGCAGCTCTTTTAACTTATATACTTCGTGAGCAGAAGGAACTGTCAGCAGCTACCTGTGTAGCATTTGCACCAG CTGCCTGTATGACATGGGAATTAGCTGAATCAGGGTGTGAATTTATTACCTCAGTAATAAATGGAGCGGATTTGGTGCCTACATTTTCAGCTGCTTCAGTGGACGACTTGCGTACTGAG GTGACAGCATCTGCTTGGTTGAACGATCTAAGAAATCAGATTGAGCACACTAGGATTCTTAGTACTGTTTATCGTTCTGCATCAGCCCTGGGATCTCGTCTTCCATCAATTGCCACCGCGAGAGCTAAGGTTGCTGGTGCTGGTGCAATACTACGGCCTGTTTCCAGTGGAACGCAG GTTGTCATGAAGAGAGCGCAAAGTATGGCCCAGGCAGCATTGTCGCGGCCTGCCATGCAGTTGTCGTCATGGTCGTGCATTGGTCCCAGACGTCGACCTACGAGTGTTCAGGTTAATTCTGATGAACAGCAAAACTTTGGTGAAACTTCTTCCAGCCAAAATTCTGAAACATTCCTTCTGGAATCCGAGGAGACCAGAAGTACGTCTGTGATGGAGCTTCCTGTATCTTCAACCGTGGGAATTACATGGAACTCAGACATTGATCAGTCTATTGCAGATGGGATCAATATCCATAATGGCCTGGATCCCGATCTTGATGATAGTGAACATGTGGCCGATGACCGACCTGAAGACCGAATGACGGAAGTTGAGATGTGGCAACAACTAGAGCATGAGCTCTATGATCAGTCTGAAGGTGAAACTGATGTTGCCAAGGAGATTAGGGAAGAAGAAGCAGCGATCGCAGAGTCAGGTCAGAGCTCAAGTGAAAGCATTCCAAACACAAAAGAGGTGCACAGATTCTTTCCTCCTGGAAAGATAATGCATATAGTGACTCTCCTCTCTGAAGAGGTCGATCATGTAAGTGACAGCGACATGTTGTGTGAGGATCATAACCAACCCAAGGATACAAAGGTTGGAATATTTCTCACTCCTAGATCACTGTACAGTAAAATAAGGTTGTCACAAACTATGATCAGTGATCATCTCATGCCTGCTTATAGAAAGCAGATAGAGAAACTAATTAGGGACCACGAGAATGATGATGCTCGCGTCAGATTAAATGAAACCTGA